A stretch of the Leptidea sinapis chromosome 5, ilLepSina1.1, whole genome shotgun sequence genome encodes the following:
- the LOC126964659 gene encoding bifunctional phosphoribosylaminoimidazole carboxylase/phosphoribosylaminoimidazole succinocarboxamide synthetase, translated as MAHPKEVAGFKLGKLLIEGKTKQVFDLPEETGHCILINKDRITAGDGVKAHDMEGKAAISNQTNAKVFEILKAAGIPTAFVKIASPVAFISKKCDMVPIEWVTRRLATGSFLKRNPGVPEGYRFTPPKQETFFKDDANHDPQWSEEQIVSAKFTFNGLVIGQDEVDYMRNVTILVFEILEKAWGLRDCALIDMKIEFGVDADGKILLADVIDSDSWRLWPSGDKRLMVDKQVYRNLSTVTAADLDTVKRNFAWVKDQLDHLRPKVHHKVVIIMGSAADVEHCQKIAKAAKKFGLDVDMRVTSAHKATEETLHIMKQYEDTHGALVFIAVAGRSNGLGPVLSGNTSYPVINCPPPSSNLVQDIWSSLSLPSGLGCATVIYPDSAAVMAAQIIGVQDYIVWARIRFNQLEMAASLRVADKKVRNLSIE; from the exons ATGGCACACCCAAAAGAAG tTGCTGGATTCAAGCTGGGCAAGTTACTAATCGAGGGCAAAACGAAGCAGGTGTTCGACTTACCTGAAGAGACCGGACATTGTATTTTGATCAACAAGGACAGAATTACTGCTGGAGATGGGGTCAAAGCACACGACATGGAAGGCAAAGCGGCCATTTCCAACCAGACCAATGCTAAAGTTTTCGAGATCCTAAAAGCTGCAG GAATACCAACGGCATTTGTCAAAATCGCATCACCAGTTGCGTTTATATCGAAGAAATGTGACATGGTACCAATCGAGTGGGTCACCAGGCGGTTGGCGACTGGCTCCTTCCTCAAACGCAACCCTGGAGTACCAGAGGGATACCGGTTCACGCCGCCCAAGCAGGAGACATTCTTCAAAGACGACGCCAACCATGACCCACAGTGGTCAGAGGAACAGATCGTATCCGCTAAGTTCACTTTTAATGGACTTGTAATCG gtCAAGATGAGGTGGACTACATGCGCAATGTGACAATATTGGTGTTTGAGATCTTGGAGAAGGCCTGGGGTCTTCGCGATTGTGCTCTCATTGACATGAAGATTGAGTTTGGTGTTGATGCCGACG GTAAAATTCTTCTTGCTGACGTCATCGACTCTGACTCCTGGAGACTATGGCCGTCTGGAGACAAGAGGCTAATGGTGGACAAACAG GTCTACAGAAATCTCAGTACAGTGACCGCCGCGGATTTGGACACAGTGAAGCGGAACTTTGCCTGGGTGAAGGACCAACTCGACCATCTTAGACCGAAAGTTCACCACAAAGTTGTTATAATCATGGGATCGGCCGCTGATGTGGAGCATTGCCAGAAAATTGCAAAAG CGGCTAAGAAATTCGGTCTCGATGTGGACATGCGCGTTACTTCAGCGCACAAGGCGACCGAGGAGACGCTACACATCATGAAACAGTACGAGGACACTCATGGCGCGCTTGTGTTCATCGCGGTCGCAGGACGCTCCAACGGATTAGGACCAGTGCTATCTGGCAACACGTCCTACCCTGTCATCAACTGCCCACCGCCTTCTAGTAACCTTGTGCAG GATATATGGTCATCTTTATCTCTTCCATCTGGGCTTGGCTGCGCAACTGTCATATATCCAGACAGTGCTGCTGTAATGGCTGCACAAATAATAGGGGTACAGGACTACATCGTATGGGCGCGTATTCGATTTAATCAGTTAGAAATGGCCGCGTCACTCAGGGTTGCGGACAAGAAAGTCAGGAATTTGTCCATAGAGTAA